From Paenibacillus antri:
GCGTTCCTTCGCGACGGGTTGTCCGCGGGCTCCCACGGCTCGACGTTCGGCGGCACGCCGATCGCGTGCGCGGCGGCGATCGCCACGCTCGAGACGATGGAGAAGGAAGGGATCCCGACGCGGGCGAAGCGGCTCGGCGAGCAAGGCGTCGCGCGTCTGCGCGAGAAGCTGAGCGGATACCCGGGCCTCGTCGAGGTGCGCGGCCTCGGGCTCCTGATCGGCATCGAATTGAAGGAGCCGGTAGCGGACATCGTCAAGCGGGCGCAGGAAGCGGGGCTGCTCGTCATTACGGCGGGCCCGAACGTGCTTCGCTTGCTGCCGGCGCTGACGATACCGGAAGAAGATTGGAATCGCGGCCTCGACGCGCTCGCGGCGCTCATTACGTCGGACGCGAAGAACGGCATTTACGCATAGAAGGGAGAGGGTCGATGGTGGAAACCGCAGTAGGTTCCTCGGCGACGTCGGCGAATGCGGCCGGCGAGCAGCATCCGAAGACGGGATCGAACCCTTACAGAGGAAGAGATTTCTTAGCGCTGGCGGATTATTCGCCGGAGGAGATCAGATACTTAATCGATTTGGGCGTCGAGCTGAAGCGCAAGCAGAAATCCGGCGAAACGTATCATCCGCTGGCCGGCAAGACGCTGGCGATGATTTTCGAGAAGTCCTCCACGCGCACGCGCGTCTCCTTCGAGGTCGGCATGACGCAGCTTGGGGGCAATGCGATCTTCTTATCGAAGAACGACATTCAGCTCGGCCGCGGTGAGACGATCGCCGATACGGCGCGCACGCTGTCGCGGTACGTGGACGGCATTATGATCCGGACGTTCGCGCATAAGAACGTCGTCGAGCTGGCGAGGGGCGCGACGGTGCCGGTCATTAACGGCCTCACCGACCTGTCGCACCCGTGCCAAGCGCTCACCGACTATATGACGGTGCTCGAGCACAAAGGCAAGCTGGAAGGCCTGAAGATCGCGTAC
This genomic window contains:
- the argF gene encoding ornithine carbamoyltransferase; its protein translation is MVETAVGSSATSANAAGEQHPKTGSNPYRGRDFLALADYSPEEIRYLIDLGVELKRKQKSGETYHPLAGKTLAMIFEKSSTRTRVSFEVGMTQLGGNAIFLSKNDIQLGRGETIADTARTLSRYVDGIMIRTFAHKNVVELARGATVPVINGLTDLSHPCQALTDYMTVLEHKGKLEGLKIAYIGDGNNMVHSLMVGAAKLGLHIAVASPAGYEPDAEVVGITREAAKATGGKYTFHYDPKEAIENADVVYTDVWASMGMEAEQQEREQAFKSFQVNAELTQYAKHDYIFLHCLPAHRGEEVSAEVIDGQHSVVFDQAENRLHAQKAILAALMG